Proteins from a genomic interval of Paenibacillus sp. FSL H8-0048:
- the ftsE gene encoding cell division ATP-binding protein FtsE yields MIEMQDVWKTYPNGTHALQGISVKIDRNEFVYVVGPSGAGKSTFMKLIYREETPTKGQISVGGFNIGKLKPRKIPYVRRNIGVVFQDFRLLPKMTAYENVAFAMDVIEAPKKIIKKRVNEVLDLVGLRSKAGREPSQLSGGEQQRIAIARAIVNNPSVIIADEPTGNLDPETSWGIMQLLDEINFRGTTIVMATHNRDIVNKMRKRVLAIENGTIVRDQLRGEYGYEF; encoded by the coding sequence ATGATTGAAATGCAGGATGTATGGAAGACCTATCCCAACGGGACCCATGCATTGCAAGGAATATCGGTCAAAATCGACCGGAATGAGTTCGTCTATGTAGTTGGACCGTCCGGCGCAGGGAAATCAACGTTCATGAAATTAATTTATAGAGAAGAAACGCCAACCAAAGGACAGATCTCTGTAGGCGGGTTCAATATCGGCAAGCTGAAGCCCCGTAAGATCCCTTATGTGCGCCGTAACATCGGCGTGGTCTTTCAGGATTTCCGGCTGCTGCCGAAGATGACGGCGTATGAGAATGTGGCTTTTGCGATGGATGTGATTGAGGCGCCGAAGAAGATTATCAAGAAGCGTGTGAATGAAGTGCTCGATCTGGTGGGACTGCGCAGCAAGGCGGGGCGTGAGCCCTCACAGCTCTCAGGGGGAGAGCAGCAGCGGATCGCGATTGCCAGGGCCATCGTGAACAACCCTTCAGTTATTATTGCGGACGAGCCCACCGGCAATCTGGACCCGGAGACCTCGTGGGGCATTATGCAGCTGCTGGATGAGATTAATTTTCGCGGCACCACGATCGTTATGGCGACCCACAACCGGGATATTGTGAACAAAATGCGCAAACGGGTGCTTGCCATTGAGAATGGAACGATCGTCAGAGACCAATTGAGAGGGGAATACGGTTATGAGTTTTAA